From the genome of Triticum aestivum cultivar Chinese Spring chromosome 3B, IWGSC CS RefSeq v2.1, whole genome shotgun sequence, one region includes:
- the LOC123065176 gene encoding protein phosphatase 2C 77-like, with amino-acid sequence MATAPEPEVVAVKRKPRDKFLILATRGLWDFVTPGDACAFIEKRLSEYAQQIIMSSGKKPTNSSGPPCANILANELAAHAISKGTKHNVNIVVILLKNFWDQSFPSTCKK; translated from the coding sequence ATGGCTACTGCCCCAGAACCTGAGGTCGTCGCAGTGAAGCGGAAGCCACGGGACAAGTTCCTGATCCTGGCCACCCGCGGGCTGTGGGACTTCGTCACTCCAGGCGACGCGTGCGCCTTCATCGAGAAAAGATTGAGCGAGTACGCGCAGCAGATCATCATGTCGTCAGGCAAGAAGCCAACAAACAGCAGCGGCCCTCCCTGTGCCAACATACTCGCCAATGAGTTGGCCGCACATGCGATCAGCAAGGGCACCAAGCACAACGTGAACATCGTCGTCATACTGCTCAAGAATTTCTGGGAccagagttttccctcaacttgTAAGAAGTGA